DNA from Variovorax sp. V213:
TCCGGAACGACCTGGCGGGTGGCTTGATGAGCCGACGCGTTGCCCTGCGGCGTTCCGGCCCGCCCCTGCCATTGGCCGTGTTGTCGCTGGCGCTGCTGCATGCGCACGGCGCGTCCGCGCAACCGGCGGGCGGCCTCGACGGTCCGCTCACGCTCAAGCGCACGCCGCAACTGACCGAAACGCTGCCGCCGAATGAACGCAGCCAGCTGCCGAGCCTCATCACCGGCGACCGGCTGTCGGGCCGCCAGGACCTCGAAACCGTGGTCGAAGGCCATGCGACGCTGCGGCGCGGCGAGGTGGCCATCACCGCCGACCGGCTCGAGTACTACCAGCCCGACGACCGCGCCAAGGCGCGCGGCAACGTGCGGGTCAACCAGGCCGGCAATGTGTACGAAGGCCCGGAGCTCGAGCTCAAGCTCGAGACCTTCGAGGGCTTTTTCAACAACGTGCGCTACTCCTTCCTTGCCAACGGCGGGCACGGCGAGGCGCAGCGCATCGATTTCGTCGACAGCAACGTGTCGGTGGCCCGCAGCGCTACCTATACCACCTGCCGCCGCGAAGATTTCCCGGGCTGGATGCCGGCCTGGCTGCTGACCGCGGCCACGATGACCACCGACACCGAGGAAAACGTCGGCGTGGCCACCGATGCGCGGCTGAGTTTCATGGGCATCAGCACGCCGCCGCTTCCGAGCGTGAGCTTTCCGCTGTCGAACCAGCGCAAGAGCGGCCTGCTGCCGCCCACGATCGGCGTCGACAACACCAACGGCATCGAGATCTCGCAGCCGTACTACTGGAACATCGCACCCAACCGCGACGCCACGTTCACGCCCACGCTGATGAGCAAGCGGGGCCTCAACCTGGGCTCGGAATTCCGCTACCTCGAAAAAGAATACAGCGGCACCATCCGACTGGATCTGATGGGCAGCGACCGCCTGGTGGGGCAGCGCTACAACGAAACGCGCAGCGCGCAACTGCAGCAGCTGGCCAACGGAGAAATCCAGGCCTCGGACCTGACCTTTGGAGCGCCGCCCAGCACCAAGCGCTGGGGCATCTGGGCCAATCACCACCAGGATTTCAACGCCAAGGCGCTCGGGCTCGATTCGCTGTCGGCCAATATCAACATCAACCGGGTCAGCGACAACGACTACTGGCGCGACTTCACGCGCACGCCCACGCTGGCACAGCGCCAGCTGTCGAACGACGCGTCGCTCAACTGGAGCAAGGGCGACTGGAGCGGCGGGATTCGTGCGCTGCGCTACCAGACGCTGCAATACAGCCTGTCGCCGATCGTGCCGTCCTATGACCGGATGCCGCAGATCACGGCCAACTACAACAAGTACGACTGGCACGGCTTCGACGTTTCGCTGAACCTCGACTACACGCGCTTTCGCGTCAACTCCATCCTGGCCGGCCAGCCGGGTTTCGACATCAACCAGCAGTCGCAGCCCGATGGCGACCGCGCCTTGGCGATTGCCACGATCAGCCGGCCGTTCATCACGCCGAGTTCCTTCGTCATTCCCAAGCTGCAGCTGAACACGGCTTCGTACAACTACTACCTGCCGCAGTCGGACGTTCCGAAGCTCACGGTCAACGGGATCCAGTACGTCAACGGCGTGCCCTACAACCCGAACTCGCTGTACTTCTTCCCGACCTCGAGCAACCGGACGGTGCCCACCTTCAGCCTCGATAGCGGCCTGATCTTCGAGCGCGACGCGAGCTACTTCGGGCGCGCCTTCCGCCAGACGCTGGAGCCGCGTGCGTACTACGTCTATACGCCGTACCGCAACCAGAGCATGCTGCCGAACTACGATTCGGCGGCCAACGACTTCAGCTTTGCGACCATCTACACCGAGAACGCCTTCTCGGGCAACGACCGCATCTCCGACACCAACACGCTCACGCTGGGCGTGACCTCGCGCCTGATCGACCCCGAAACCGGCGTCGAGGCCGCGCGCTTCGGCATCGCGCAGCGGCTGCGCTTCAGCGACCAGAAGGTCACGCTGCCGGGCGGCACCCCGGTGACCGACCGTGCGAGCGACCTGCTGCTGGGCGCGCAGATCAACTGGACGCCCAAGTGGAGCCTGGACACCGTGGTCCAGTACAACCCCGACACGCGCAAGTCGGAGCGCTCGGCGATCACCGCGCGCTACAACCCCGAGCCGTACCACAACCTGAGCGCGGCGTTCCGCTACCAGGCGCCCACCACGCCCACCGCCACCGACGGCAACAAGTCCTTCGACGTGGGCTGGCAGTGGCCGCTCAACGACCTCTGGGGCGACAAGGGCAAGGACCTGGGCCCGGGCAAGGGCCAGGGCGGCGGACGGTGGTATGCGGTCGGCCGGCTCAACTACAGCCTGCAGGACAAGAAACTCACGGACGGCGTGCTCGGCTTCGAGTACGACGGCTGCTGCTGGATCGGACGCGTGGTGCTGCAGCGCATCACGACCGGCACACTGACGGCCAACACGCGCATCATGTTCCAGCTCGAATTCGTCGGGTTTTCCAGCATCGGGTCGAGCCCCATGCAGACCTTGCGAACAAACATCCAGCGCTACCAGCCCCTTCGCCAGCCCACCGAAGGGCCGAGCCGCTTCACCAATTACGACTGAGACGATTGAGCAACGCCATGAAACACATCCGTTCCATCCTTACCTCGAGCTGCCTTGCGGCGCTGGCCGCAACGTCCGGTGCCCAGGGCCTGCGTCCCGGTGGCGGCAGCGGCATCACGGACATCATGCGCGCCGGCCCGCGCCTTGCGGCCCCGGTTGCACGCCCCGCGCCATCCGCCGCGCCGGTGCAGCGCTCGGCCGAGTACATCGTCGCGCTGGTCAACTCCGAACCCATCACCAACACCGAAGTGCAGTCGCGCGTCACGCGGCTGATCCGCGAAAACGCGGAGGCCGAGCGCGTTCCCCGCGCCGAGCTCACCCGCCTGGTGCTCGAGCGCCTGATCTCGGAGCGCGCCCAGCTCCAGCTGGCCAAGGAAAACGGCATCAAGGTGGACGACGTGGCCATCGACCAGGCCGAGCAGACCGTGGCGCGGCAGAACCAGGTCACCGTCGAGGAACTGCGCCGCCGCGTGGTGGCCGAAGGCATCTCGCCGCGCGAATTCCGCAACGACCTGCGCGACCAGCTGCTGCTCACGCGCCTGCGCGACCGCGAGGTCGAATCGAAGGTCAAGATCAGCGACTCCGAAGCCGACGAATACCTGCGCGACCAGCGAAGCGCTCCCACCAAGGATGCGGCGCTGCAGAACATCAACCTCGCGCAGCTGCTGGTCGCCGTGCCCGAGAACGCAACCCCCGCGCAGGTCGCCACCTTGCAGCAGCGCGCTCAAGGCCTGGCGCAGCGCGCCCGCTCCGGCGAAGACTTTGCCAAGCTGGTGCAGGAAAACTCCGACTCGCCCGACCGCGCCAATGGCGGCGCAATCGGCATGCGCAGCGCCGACCGCTATCCGACGCTGTTCGTCGAAGCCACGCAGTCGACGGCGGTCAACGGCATTGCGGGGCCGATCCGCTCGGGCGCCGGCTTCCACGTGCTCAAGGTTCTGGCCAAGGCCCAGCTCGGCGCCGTGGACGCCACCGTCACCCAGACGCAGGTGCGCCACATCCTGCTGCTCAACGACCCCAAGCGCACCACGGCGCAGGCCGTGGCGCAGCTCGCCGAATTCAAGCGCCGCGTGCAGGCCGGCACGGCCGATTTCGCCGGCCTGGCGCGCGACAACTCGCAAGACGCGAGCGCCAAGGAAGGCGGCGACCTGGGCTGGTCGCGCCCGGGCCAGTTCGTGCCCGAGTTCGAGGAAGCCATGGACCGGCTCGCACCGGGCCAGATCAGCGATCCCGTGGTGTCGCGCTTCGGCGTCCACCTGATCCAGGTGGTCGGCCGGCGCGAATCCAAGCTCACCCAGGCCGAGCAGCGCGAAGCCGCGCGCGCCGTGCTGCGCGAGCAGCGGGTCGACGAGGCCTTCACCACCTGGGCGCAGGAAGTGCGCGCGCGCGCCTACGTCGAGTACCGCGAGCCGCCCCAGTCCTGATGGCTCATATCGCCAGGAAACGCTTCGGGCAGCACTTCCTGTCCGACGGGGGCATCATCGATGCGATCGTGCACGAGATCGCGCCGCAACCTGGCGATGCCATGGTCGAGATCGGTCCCGGGCTGGCGGCGCTCACGCAGCCTCTGGTGGAGCGGCTCGGACGCCTGACGGTCATCGAGCTCGACCGCGACCTGGCCAAGCGGCTGCGCGATCATCCGCAGCTCGACGTCATCGAGTCCGACGTGCTCAAGGTCGATTTCGCCGAGCTCGCCGCCAGGTTTGCGGCCCCGCTGCGGGTGGTCGGCAACCTGCCCTACAACATCTCCACACCCATCCTGTTCCATCTGCTGGGCTTTGCGCATCTGATTGCCGACCAGCATTTCATGTTGCAGAAGGAGGTGATCGACCGCATGGTCGCCCGGCCCGCCACGTCCGACTACAGCCGCTTGAGCGTGATGCTGCAGTGGCGCTACGAGATGGAAAACGTGCTGTTCGTGCCGCCCGAGAGCTTCGACCCTCCGCCGCGTGTCGACAGCGCCGTGGTCCGGATGGTGCCGCTGGCCGAGCCGCCGGCCGTCGATGCTGCCCGCCTCGGCGAAATCGTGCAGGTCGCCTTCAGCCAGCGCCGCAAGATCATGCGGCACACCCTGGGCAAATGGCTGGACGAGCATGGCTTCGAGGGCCGGTTCGATGCCCAGCGCCGCGCCGAAGAGGTGCCCGTGGCCGAATACGTGGCGCTCGCGCAAGCCGTTCCCCCGCGCCCATGAAAAAGCCCGCCTTGGCAAAGGCGGGCTCTTGTTCGTGAACACCGCGGAACCGGCTTCGCCGGGCCGCAGGTGTTGCCCCCTCGAGGGGGAGGCGGCTACACGAAGTGAGCCGCTTCGGGGGTGGGCTTATTCAGGCTGCGGCGAGCCAGTAGCCCGCGTTGAAGGGGCTGCTCATGCGCAACGCGAGCGGCGAGACGTCGACCAGTTTGTCGGTCGGCATTTTTTCGCCTTCCGGCTCCGTGCCGGCTGCCGCCGCGGCCGGGTTGCCGTTGATTTCAATGCCATCGAGTGCTGCGCCGTTCGGCTGAGCCTCGTTCGCCCGTTCTGCTTGGCTGGTGTGTGCAGAACGGGCTACAGAAAAGAATAGAAGCACCGGAACGGGACTTTCCGGTCTCCCCAGTAGTCGGAGGCGTCCCGGAAGATGTCGAGCAGCTGCTCGCGCGCTTCCTTGTCGAACTTGGCGTTGGCCGGGATCTGCTCGAGCACGATCACAAAGCCGGGCTGCGGGCCCGATTTATGCAACGGGTCGGTCATGCAGTCGTACAACGCGTCAAAATTCTTGCCGAAGTGCGCCGGAAAGGTGAACTGCTGGGCAATCAGGTCGAGAACGTCCTGCTTGGTCTGGGCGTTGCCCAGGTTGGCGTACAGGAAATGCTGGCCCGCGGCGTTCGCGGCTTCCTGCAGGTCGTTCACGCGGAACGCACGAATCGACTGCACGATGTTCGGGCGTACGGCACGAAGGGATAGTGTCATCTCCGCTGGTCTTTCCATAGTCATCATCATTTCTTCGGGGCGCTTCGGGGCGCCGCTCAAGTCGTTGTCATCGCTCATGGTGCAATCCGTCTGAAACTCGCGTAGTGGTCTGCCGTGTACCAGCAGGCCTCGGGTGTCGTGCGCTGTTCACCGCCGCAGACAATGCGACGCGCCCCGCGATCGCGCGAGCCGGGCGTTGCCACCGTGTACTCGCGGTAATGACCGCGCCGCGCTGGCGGCAGGAGACGCTCGCGATTGCCAAATACCGTGCCGTCCTTTTCATATGGGAAGGGGCCGCCACTCAGAATGGCTTCGTAGGTTCGCTGGCCCTGAGCCGGCAGTTCGGCCAGTGCAATCGAATCCTGGGCGGGCTTTCCGGTGCCAAACCAATCGCGGCGGGCCTCGGCCCCGGTCGCCAACGCCGCCAGCAAAAAGCCGGTGAGCGCAAACTTAGTGACTGAGGACGTGATCGAGGCGTAAGCCGCCATGGGGCACCACAAGAAAAGAGCGGGGTTCCGAATTGGCGATCAACCCTGGGGTTAACCCGCAAATTCAAGCCCGCGAGTGTGCACCACGCTGACGAAAATAGCAAGCGACTGCCCAAAGTTTGAGCAGTGCGAGGGACGAGGAGTGGCGCCTAAAGTGGGCGGCCACTCTCCAGAAATGGCTTATCGCTCAGCGTTTGCGTCAGCGACCGTCAAGGCCGTCATGTTCACGATGCGCCGAACAGTTGCGCTGGCCGTGAGAATATGCACAGGTTTGGCCGCGCCGAGCAGCACCGGACCGATCGCGATATTTCCGCCTGCCGCAGTTTTGAGCAGGTTGTAGGAAATATTGGCGGCGTCGATGTTCGGGAATACCAGCAGATTGGCATTGCCCGCGAGTGCGCTGTGCGGCATGACGATGGCCCGCTGCTTGCTGTCGAGCGCCACGTCGCCGTGCATTTCGCCGTCCACCTCGAGCCAGGGCGCCTGCACGCGCAACAGGTCCAGCGTCTTGCGCATCTTGATCGCGCTGGGCTCGTTGCTGGTGCCGAAGTTGGAGTGCGACAGCAGCGCGGCCTTGGGCTTGAGGCCGAAGCGCATCATTTCCTCAGCCGCCATGGTCGTGATTTCGGCCAGTTCCTCGGGCGAGGGGTCGTAATTGACGTGCGTGTCGACCAGGAACACCTGGCGATCGGGCAGCAAAAGGCCGTTCATGCAGGCGTACACCGGCACGTCCTGCGGGGTGCTCTCGCAGCCGCCGGGGCGCTTGCCGATGACCTGGTCGATGTAGTGCAGGTGGATCAGCGTGGTGCCCCAGGTGCCGCAGATCATGCCGTCGACTTCGTCCTTGTGCAGCAGCATGGCGCCGATCAGCGTCAGGCGGCGGCGCATCTCGATCTTGGCGGTCTGCACCGTCTGGCCCTTGCGCTCCGTCATGCGGTGGTAGGTCTGCCAGAAGTCGCGGTAGCGGTGGTCCTGCTCGACGTTGACGATGTCGTAGTCGAGCTCTTCCTTCAGCCGCAGGCCGAATTTCTCGATGCGCTGGGCAATGATGGCCGGGCGGCCGATCAGCGTCGGGCGGGCAATGCCTTCGTCGACCACGATCTGGGCGGCGCGCAGCACGCGTTCTTCTTCACCCTCGCAGTAGGCCACGCGCTTCTTCTGCGCCCGCTTGGCGGCGTCGAAGATCGGCTTCATCGTGGTGCCCGAGGCGTAGACGAAGCTCTGCAGTCGGTCGCGGTAGGCGTCCATGTCCTTGATGGGGCGCGAGGCCACACCGCTTTCCTCGGCGGCCTTGGCCACCGCGGGCGCGATCTTCATCATCAAACGCGGATCGAAGGGCTTCGGAATCAGGTATTCGGGCCCGAAAGACAGCTTTTCGCCGACGTAGGCGGCAGCAACGCGCTCGCTCTGCTCGGCCTGGGCAAGATCGGCAATCGCGCGCACCGCGGCAATTTCCATCTCGTCGGTGATCGTGGTGGCACCCGAATCGAGCGCGCCGCGGAAGATGTACGGGAAGCACAGGACGTTGTTGACCTGGTTCGGGTAGTCGGTGCGGCCCGTGGCCATGATCACGTCGGGGCGCACCGCATGGGCGTCTTCGGGCGCGATCTCCGGGTTCGGATTGGCCAGCGCGAAGATCACCGGCTTGGCCGCCATCTTCGCCACCATCTCGGGCTTGAGCACGCCGCCCGCCGACAGGCCGAGGAACACGTCGGCACCCACGATCACCTCCGACAGCTTGCGCATGTCGGTTTTTTGCATGTACTGGCGCTTGTCGTCGTCCATCAGCTCTTCGCGGCCTTCGTAGACCACGCCGGCCAGGTCGGTGACGAACACGTTTTCGCGCTTCAGGCCCACCTTGAGCAGCAGGTTCAGGCAGGCCAGCGCCGCGGCGCCCGCGCCCGAGGTGACCAGCTTGACCTCGCCGATGTCCTTGCCCGCCACCTTGAGGCCATTGAGCATGGCGGCCGCCACGGTGATGGCCGTGCCGTGCTGGTCGTCGTGGAACACCGGGATCTTCATGCGCTTGCGCAGCTCGCGCTCGACGTAGAAGCAGTCGGGGGCCTTGATGTCCTCGAGGTTGATGGCGCCGAAGGTCGGCTCCAGCGCGGCGATCACCTCGACCAGCTTGGCCGGGTCTTTCTCGTCGATCTCGATGTCGAACACGTCGACGCCGGCGAACTTCTTGAACAGCACGCCCTTGCCCTCCATCACCGGCTTGGCGGCCAGCGGGCCGATGTCGCCCAGGCCGAGCACGGCGGTGCCGTTGGTGATCACCGCCACCAGGTTGCCGCGGGCCGTGTACTTGAAGGCATTGGCCGGGTCCTTGACGATTTCCTCGCAGGGCGCGGCCACGCCGGGCGAATAGGCCAGCGACAGGTCGCGCTGGTTGACCATCTGCTTGGTGGCGGCGATGGCGATCTTGCCCGGCACCGGAAGCTCGTGGTACTCGAGGGCGGCGCGCCGCAACTCGGCGCGCTTGTCTTCGGGCGTGGGGGTCGATGAGGTCGTCGAATCGGACATGGGCCGTTGCTCCTGGTGGCGCTTCTTCTGGGGGCGCCGATTGTAGACCTCGGCCAACGGCGCCATAGGCCGCATGGCGGAGATCCGCCCTGCCAAAAGCACGATGACCCGTCAAGACGATGTGGCAATATGTACGTTCCGGAAAAAAATAGACGAGGAGCGGCCATGGCCCTGATGGATTTCATCAAGAAACAGTTCATCGACATCATCCAGTGGACCGAGACTGGCGACGGTACGCTGGCCTGGCGGTTCCCGATGGCGGAGATGGAAATCCAGAACGGCGCCTCGCTCACCGTGCGCGAGTCGCAGGTGGCGGTGTTCGTCAACGAAGGCCAGGTGGCCGACGTGTTCGGCCCCGGCATGTACAAGCTCACGACGCAGACGCTGCCCGTGCTCACGTACCTGAAGAACTGGGACAAGCTGTTCGAGTCCCCGTTCAAGAGCGACGTCTACTTCTTCAGCACGCGCCAGCAGGTCGACCAGAAGTGGGGCACGCCGCAGGCCATCACCATCCGCGACAAGGATTTTGGCGCCGTGCGCCTGCGCGCCTTCGGCAACTACAGCTTCCGCATCGGCGATGCCAAGCGCTTCCACACCGAAATTTCCGGTACGCGCGACCTCTACAGCGTGGCCGACCTCGACGGCCAGCTGCGCGGCCTGGTGCTGCAGAACATCAGCAACGCCATCGCTTCCAGCGGCGTGCCCTTCCTCGACCTCGCGGCCAACCAGATCCAGTTCGCCCAGGCGCTTGCGGCGCAGCTGGTGCCCGAGTTCGAGAAGATCGGCATCAAGCTCGAGAACATCACGGTCCAGAACGTCTCGCTGCCCGAAGAGCTGCAGAAGATCCTCGACCAGAAGATCGGCATGGGCATGGTCGGCAACGACATGGGCAAGTTCATGCAGTACCAGACGGCGCAGGCGATCCCCAAGTTCGCCGAAGGCGCGGGCGGCGGCAGCGGCATCGCGGGCGATGCCATGGGGCTGGGGGCCGGTGTGGCGCTGGGCCAGGTGCTGGCGCAGAACCTCGCGCAAGGGCTGAGCCCGAGCGCGGCGGCCCAGGCCGCGGCGACCCAGCAGCAGCCGGCCGTGGCCGTGGTGAGCCCGGCCGACGTCATGACCACGCTCGAGAAGCTCGGCGAGCTCAAGACCAAGGGCATCCTCACGCAGGAAGAATTCGACGCCAAGAAGGCGGAACTGCTCAAGAAGCTGGTCTAAGCACCGGCGATGGCTGAGCAACCAGGCGCCGAGCGCGCCTACCGTGCGCCGTGCCCCGGCTGCGGCGCGCCGGTCGAATTCAGGTCCGCACAATCGGCCTTCGCCGTTTGCCCGTACTGCCAGAGCACCGTCGTCCGACAGGGCGAGACGCTCGCGCGCATCGGCAAGATGGCGGAGCTGTTCGACGATTTCAGCCCGCTGCAGCTGTTTGCCGCCGGCCGCATCCAGAACCAGCCGTTCACCATCGTCGGCCGGCTGCAATACAGCAACCCCGGCGGGCGCTGGACCGAATGGATCGCCGCGCTCGACGGCGACCGCACCGGCATCCTCAGCGAGGACAACGGCGCCTATGTCTTCGCACTGCCTTTCGAGCTGCAGCGCGCCGCGCCGCCGCCAACCGAGTTGCGCGTGGGCGCCACCAGCGCGTTCAACGGCCAGAGCTACACCGTTTCGTCGAACGAACAGGTGGCGCTGCTCTCCGCCCAAGGCGAGCTGCCGCACCTGCCGGAGCTGGGCCGCGCGTTCCCCATGGTCGAGCTGCGCAGCGACAAGGGCCTGGTGCTCAGCATCGACTACGGTACAGAGCCGCCCAGCGCGTACCTGGGCCGCTCCGTGCAGCTGGAAGATCTGCAGCTCACGGGCCTGCGCGACGAATCCGCCAAGGACGAAAAAGGCCGCGCCTTCAATTGCCCCCATTGCGGCGCGCCCGTCACGGTCAACCTGGCCGACAGCAAGAGCATCACCTGCGGCTCGTGCAACAGCATCATCGACCTGTCGCACGGCATCGGCGGCGAGCTGAAGCACGCGGAGCAGAACGAACCCGTTCGCCCGCTCATCGCCCTCGGCAGCATGGGGCAGCTGCAGGGCGCGCAGTGGCAGGTGGTGGGGTTCCAGCATCGCATGGGCGCGGAGCCCGGCGACGACGAGCACTTCGGCTGGAACGAGTACCTGCTGTACAACAAGAAGCGCGGCTTCAGCTTCTTGGTCGATGCCGAAGACGGCTGGAGCATGGTCAAACCGACCACCGGCGCGCCGGTGATGGCCGAGAACGGCAGCAGCGCCACTTATCTCGGCAAGCGCTACACCCAGCAGTACGCCTACAACGCCGAGACCACCTACGTGGCGGGCGAGTTCTATTGGCAGGTGGAGCGCGGGCAGAAAACCTTCAACCGCGACTTCGCCAACGGCAATGCGCTGCTCTCGATGGAGCGCTCGGCCAACGAGCTGACCTGGTCCTCGGGCAGCAAGCTCGACAGCGGCGTGGTGTCCGCGGCGTTCAAGCTCGACGACAAGAAAGACATGTTCGTGCGCGGCGACGCGTCGCCGGTCAGTGCCGCATCGGGGCTGGGCTGCGGCACCGTCATCTTCATCGTGATCGTCATCATCGTGCTGCTGGTCATCCTGAGCACCTGCAGCGGTTCGTCCAGCGGATCGCGCAGCTCGGGCGGGTCGTACGGCGGCTACTCGAGCGGCGGCGGCCACAAATGAAAAACAGGCGGGTTCGCATTGATGTCATCTAATACTGCTACTACGACTGGAGGTCCCCATGGGATTTGAATGGCTGAAACCGGGCGTGGTCCTCGGATCGCTCGTGTATGCGCTGCTTGGCGTGCTGATCTTCTGGCTCTGCTTCCTCATCATCGACAAGCTCACGCCTTATGACCTGTGGGGCGAGATCGTCGAGAAGCAGAACGTGGCGCTCGGGTTGGTCGTGGCCGCCATGAGCCTGGGCATCTGCGTCATCGTCGCAGCCGCGATCCATTGAGCGGGGAGGCGGCGGTGTCCGCGCGTTCTGCCGATGCGCGCGGGCCGCAGCCCGTCGAGATCGCGCTGCTCGCCAGCGTGTTCGTGGTGGCCGCCTGCGGCCTGGTCTACGAGCTGACCGCGGCCGCGCTGAGCTCCTACCTGCTCGGCGATTCGGTGCTGCAGTTCAGCACCATCATCGGCACCTACCTGTTCGCCATGGGCGTGGGCTCCTGGCTCTCGCGCTACTTCGAGCGCCAGCTGCCGGCGCACTTCCTGCGCATCGAGCTGCTCGTGGCGCTCGTCGGCGGGGCCCTGCCGGCCATTCTTTTCCTCGCGAATGCCTACGTGCCCGGCGCGTTCCGGCTGCTGCTCTATGGTCTCGTGCTGGTGGTCGGCACGCTGGTGGGGCTCGAGATTCCGCTGGTGATGCGCATCCTCAAGCGCAACATCCAGCTCAAGAACCTGGTGTCGCAGGTCCTCACTTTCGACTATCTTGGCGCGCTCGCGGTGTCGGTGGCCTTTCCGCTCATCCTGGTACCGCAACTCGGCATGATCCGCACCGGCCTCTTGTTCGGCTTCATGAACGCGGCCGTGGCCGTGTGGGCGCTGTGGCTGTTTCGGCATGAGCTGCGCCGCATCGGCGCCCATGCGTTCGCATGCTTTCTTGCGTTGGCCGCGCTGCTCGGTGCTTTTGTGTGGGCCGACCACATCACCACGCTGGCCGAAGACAAGTTCTACCAGGACCGCATCGTGTTCAGCGCCACCTCGCCCTATCAGCGCATCGTGGTCACGCGCGGGCAGCTCGGCCACCGCCTGTTCCTGAACGGCAACCTGCAGTTCGCCGAGCGCGACGAATACCGCTACCACGAGGCGCTGGTCCACCCGGTGATGGCCGCACAGGGTGCGCCGAAGAAGGTCGCGGTGCTCGGCGGCGGCGACGGCATGGCGGTGCGCGAGATTCTCAAGTATCCCTCGGTCGAGTCGATCACGCTGGTGGAACTCGATCCGAACATGACGAAGCTCTTCACCGAGCATGAAACGCTGGCGGCGCTCAACGGCCATTCGCTGTCGTCGCCGAAGGTGCAGGTCGTCAATACCGATGCCTTTCAGTGGCTGCAGCAGCCTGGTGACATGTTCGATGTGATCGTGGTCGATTTTCCCGATCCCACCAACTTTGCCATCGGCAAGCTTTACACCAGCAGCTTCTATTCGCTGCTCGAGAAGCGTCTTTCAGCGAGCGGCTACGCGGTGATCCAGACCACCTCGCCATTGGTGGCGCGCAAGAGCTACTGGACCGTGGCAACGACCATAGAATCCGTCGGGCTCAGGGCAACGCCGTACCACGCGCACGTGCCGAGCTTCGGCGAGTGGGGCTACATCATCGCTAGCCGCCGGCCCTATCGCATGCCCGATGCGCTGCCCTCGGGTCTGCGCTTCCTTTCGCCTTCGACGCTTCCGCTGATGTTCGACTTCCCGCTCGACATGGCGCGCGTGCCGGCGGAGGTCAACCGCCTTTCGAACCAGACCCTCGTCACCACTTATGAGCAGGAGTGGGGCAAGGTGATGACGCACTAGCTTCGGCATGCAGCGGCGCGATTTTCTCGGCGTGGTGGGTGCGGCAGGTGCGGTGGGCACCCTCGCGCTCGCCGGCTGCGAGGCGCCGCCAACCATCGAGGGCGGCTTCACCGGCATCGACATGGCGCGCGGCCATGCGATGCGCGACGGCGCGCTCAAGAGCCAGGCACCCGCAACCGTGAAGCGCACGCGCGTGGTGATTGCCGGAGGCGGCGTCGCCGGTCTTGCCGCCGCGCGCGCGTTGCGTCTTTCGGGCATCGAGGACTTCGCCTTGCTCGAACTGGAAGACACGCCCGGCGGCAATGCGCGCGGCGGCATCGTCAACGGCATTGCCTGCCCGCTCGGTGCGCACTACCTGCCCGTGCCCAGCGACGACGC
Protein-coding regions in this window:
- a CDS encoding NADP-dependent malic enzyme — its product is MSDSTTSSTPTPEDKRAELRRAALEYHELPVPGKIAIAATKQMVNQRDLSLAYSPGVAAPCEEIVKDPANAFKYTARGNLVAVITNGTAVLGLGDIGPLAAKPVMEGKGVLFKKFAGVDVFDIEIDEKDPAKLVEVIAALEPTFGAINLEDIKAPDCFYVERELRKRMKIPVFHDDQHGTAITVAAAMLNGLKVAGKDIGEVKLVTSGAGAAALACLNLLLKVGLKRENVFVTDLAGVVYEGREELMDDDKRQYMQKTDMRKLSEVIVGADVFLGLSAGGVLKPEMVAKMAAKPVIFALANPNPEIAPEDAHAVRPDVIMATGRTDYPNQVNNVLCFPYIFRGALDSGATTITDEMEIAAVRAIADLAQAEQSERVAAAYVGEKLSFGPEYLIPKPFDPRLMMKIAPAVAKAAEESGVASRPIKDMDAYRDRLQSFVYASGTTMKPIFDAAKRAQKKRVAYCEGEEERVLRAAQIVVDEGIARPTLIGRPAIIAQRIEKFGLRLKEELDYDIVNVEQDHRYRDFWQTYHRMTERKGQTVQTAKIEMRRRLTLIGAMLLHKDEVDGMICGTWGTTLIHLHYIDQVIGKRPGGCESTPQDVPVYACMNGLLLPDRQVFLVDTHVNYDPSPEELAEITTMAAEEMMRFGLKPKAALLSHSNFGTSNEPSAIKMRKTLDLLRVQAPWLEVDGEMHGDVALDSKQRAIVMPHSALAGNANLLVFPNIDAANISYNLLKTAAGGNIAIGPVLLGAAKPVHILTASATVRRIVNMTALTVADANAER
- a CDS encoding SPFH domain-containing protein, which encodes MALMDFIKKQFIDIIQWTETGDGTLAWRFPMAEMEIQNGASLTVRESQVAVFVNEGQVADVFGPGMYKLTTQTLPVLTYLKNWDKLFESPFKSDVYFFSTRQQVDQKWGTPQAITIRDKDFGAVRLRAFGNYSFRIGDAKRFHTEISGTRDLYSVADLDGQLRGLVLQNISNAIASSGVPFLDLAANQIQFAQALAAQLVPEFEKIGIKLENITVQNVSLPEELQKILDQKIGMGMVGNDMGKFMQYQTAQAIPKFAEGAGGGSGIAGDAMGLGAGVALGQVLAQNLAQGLSPSAAAQAAATQQQPAVAVVSPADVMTTLEKLGELKTKGILTQEEFDAKKAELLKKLV
- a CDS encoding DUF4178 domain-containing protein, with the protein product MAEQPGAERAYRAPCPGCGAPVEFRSAQSAFAVCPYCQSTVVRQGETLARIGKMAELFDDFSPLQLFAAGRIQNQPFTIVGRLQYSNPGGRWTEWIAALDGDRTGILSEDNGAYVFALPFELQRAAPPPTELRVGATSAFNGQSYTVSSNEQVALLSAQGELPHLPELGRAFPMVELRSDKGLVLSIDYGTEPPSAYLGRSVQLEDLQLTGLRDESAKDEKGRAFNCPHCGAPVTVNLADSKSITCGSCNSIIDLSHGIGGELKHAEQNEPVRPLIALGSMGQLQGAQWQVVGFQHRMGAEPGDDEHFGWNEYLLYNKKRGFSFLVDAEDGWSMVKPTTGAPVMAENGSSATYLGKRYTQQYAYNAETTYVAGEFYWQVERGQKTFNRDFANGNALLSMERSANELTWSSGSKLDSGVVSAAFKLDDKKDMFVRGDASPVSAASGLGCGTVIFIVIVIIVLLVILSTCSGSSSGSRSSGGSYGGYSSGGGHK
- a CDS encoding DUF350 domain-containing protein yields the protein MGFEWLKPGVVLGSLVYALLGVLIFWLCFLIIDKLTPYDLWGEIVEKQNVALGLVVAAMSLGICVIVAAAIH
- a CDS encoding polyamine aminopropyltransferase encodes the protein MSARSADARGPQPVEIALLASVFVVAACGLVYELTAAALSSYLLGDSVLQFSTIIGTYLFAMGVGSWLSRYFERQLPAHFLRIELLVALVGGALPAILFLANAYVPGAFRLLLYGLVLVVGTLVGLEIPLVMRILKRNIQLKNLVSQVLTFDYLGALAVSVAFPLILVPQLGMIRTGLLFGFMNAAVAVWALWLFRHELRRIGAHAFACFLALAALLGAFVWADHITTLAEDKFYQDRIVFSATSPYQRIVVTRGQLGHRLFLNGNLQFAERDEYRYHEALVHPVMAAQGAPKKVAVLGGGDGMAVREILKYPSVESITLVELDPNMTKLFTEHETLAALNGHSLSSPKVQVVNTDAFQWLQQPGDMFDVIVVDFPDPTNFAIGKLYTSSFYSLLEKRLSASGYAVIQTTSPLVARKSYWTVATTIESVGLRATPYHAHVPSFGEWGYIIASRRPYRMPDALPSGLRFLSPSTLPLMFDFPLDMARVPAEVNRLSNQTLVTTYEQEWGKVMTH